One Rhizobiales bacterium GAS188 DNA window includes the following coding sequences:
- a CDS encoding Trypsin, producing MKLPRDRIRRHNLIGRELATGAAMALAALLSTAQPALAVVGGNPAEGAMRQSLVMVLAEGGAACSGVLVAPQVVLTAGHCLPRGRQIRVYAPTPDAAPGSPHLIAPRASAVHPAYVPNAAGTRRRSVDLALIQLPETLPANYGPTTLASGEAPGAGEAVVVAGDGLAEEGKGSSSGKPRIATLRVIEPYGRSTILLWAAPAEGVRAGACEGDSGGGMLNGGAALIAVIAFAEGAGNARCGKLTQGVLVAPQRAFIDATLAKWGAAARWTER from the coding sequence ATGAAGCTGCCTCGAGATCGAATCCGCCGACACAATCTGATCGGTCGGGAGTTGGCGACCGGCGCCGCCATGGCGCTCGCCGCCCTCCTGTCCACGGCGCAACCCGCCCTCGCGGTCGTCGGCGGCAACCCCGCGGAGGGCGCCATGCGGCAAAGCCTGGTGATGGTGCTCGCCGAAGGCGGCGCCGCCTGCTCCGGGGTGCTCGTGGCGCCGCAAGTGGTGTTGACCGCGGGCCATTGCCTGCCCAGGGGCCGGCAGATCCGGGTCTACGCACCGACGCCAGACGCTGCTCCCGGCTCGCCGCATCTGATCGCGCCCAGGGCCAGCGCCGTGCACCCCGCCTATGTGCCGAATGCCGCGGGCACGAGACGGCGTTCGGTCGATCTCGCCCTCATCCAGCTGCCAGAAACTTTGCCGGCAAATTATGGGCCGACGACGCTTGCCTCAGGAGAGGCGCCGGGCGCCGGCGAAGCCGTCGTGGTGGCCGGAGACGGGCTTGCCGAAGAAGGCAAAGGCAGTTCGTCGGGCAAGCCGCGGATTGCCACTTTACGGGTCATCGAGCCCTATGGGCGCAGCACGATCCTGCTCTGGGCGGCGCCGGCCGAAGGCGTTCGAGCCGGTGCCTGCGAAGGCGATTCCGGGGGCGGAATGCTCAACGGCGGAGCGGCGCTCATCGCCGTGATCGCCTTCGCGGAAGGAGCTGGTAACGCTCGTTGTGGTAAGTTGACGCAAGGGGTGCTGGTCGCTCCGCAACGCGCCTTCATCGACGCGA
- a CDS encoding two component transcriptional regulator, winged helix family yields MRLLVVEDDRDLNRQIVSALEMAGYAVDRALDGEEGQFLGETEPYDAVVLDLGLPKMDGASIITSWRTGGKTMPILVLTARDRWSDKVNAFDAGADDYVTKPFHLEELLARVRALLRRATGHATSELVCGPVRLDTRSGRVVVDGAAVKLTSHEYRLLSYLMHHEGRIVSRAELIEHLYDQDFDRDSNTVEVFVGRIRRKLGCDLIQTVRGLGYMVAPPVEKAK; encoded by the coding sequence GTGAGGCTTCTGGTCGTCGAAGATGATCGCGATCTCAATCGGCAGATCGTCTCGGCGCTGGAGATGGCGGGCTACGCCGTCGACCGCGCCCTGGATGGCGAGGAAGGGCAGTTCCTCGGCGAGACCGAGCCTTATGACGCCGTGGTCCTCGACCTCGGCCTGCCCAAGATGGATGGCGCCTCGATCATCACCTCCTGGCGGACCGGCGGCAAGACCATGCCGATCCTGGTGCTGACGGCGCGCGATCGCTGGAGCGACAAGGTCAACGCCTTCGATGCCGGCGCCGACGATTATGTGACCAAGCCTTTCCATCTCGAGGAGCTGCTGGCGCGGGTGCGCGCCTTGCTGCGCCGGGCCACCGGCCATGCCACCAGCGAGCTGGTCTGCGGCCCGGTGCGGCTCGATACGCGCTCCGGCCGGGTGGTCGTCGATGGGGCGGCGGTGAAGCTCACCTCGCACGAATACCGGCTTCTCTCCTATCTCATGCACCATGAGGGCCGCATCGTCTCGCGCGCCGAGCTGATCGAGCATCTTTACGATCAGGATTTCGATCGTGATTCCAACACCGTCGAGGTGTTCGTCGGCCGCATCCGGCGCAAGCTCGGCTGCGATTTGATCCAGACCGTGCGCGGCCTCGGCTATATGGTGGCGCCGCCCGTGGAGAAGGCCAAGTGA
- a CDS encoding Signal transduction histidine kinase, whose amino-acid sequence MTNPTLPGRSWPLAARLLASAAVLSAAILVITGLLLTVIVRRATERSFDERLYVYLKEIVAAVSQDPQGKLSEAGNFGEPRFDLPLSGWYWQVNKIDAPGPSVGGSNSLVGAKLQLLPESAVEDLGGARREGYVEGPDEKWLRIVQRTVDFSEDGRFRIAIAARAEEIDAEVRRFDATLVAAFTLLFALLMATTLAQVRFGLRPLALLSREVQAIRRGDADALQGDFPQDIAPLAQEINLLLTANRTILERARTQVGNLAHALKTPLSVIINEFRNLPDAPAEKVAEQTAIMRDQIAWHLDRARTAALSGSPAGATPVGPVIAEIARVFEKIHPARHLDIVADGGDELRFRGEKQDLQEMVGNLLDNAGKWSCGDVKIAARRLTEATAGAPPRLAVTVDDDGPGLPEAARAEVMRRGRRLDETKPGSGLGLSIVTDIASQYGGNLTLGTSPLGGLRAEIVLPAV is encoded by the coding sequence ATGACCAACCCGACCCTGCCCGGACGCTCCTGGCCGCTCGCCGCACGGCTCCTGGCCTCGGCGGCTGTGCTGTCGGCGGCCATCCTCGTGATCACCGGCCTGTTGTTGACCGTCATCGTGCGGCGCGCGACCGAGCGCTCCTTCGACGAGCGTCTCTATGTCTATCTCAAGGAGATCGTCGCGGCGGTCAGCCAGGACCCGCAGGGCAAATTGTCGGAAGCCGGCAATTTCGGCGAGCCGCGCTTCGATTTGCCGCTGTCGGGCTGGTACTGGCAGGTGAACAAGATCGATGCGCCGGGCCCGTCGGTCGGAGGCTCGAATTCACTGGTCGGCGCGAAGCTGCAGCTTCTGCCCGAATCCGCCGTCGAGGACCTCGGGGGAGCCCGCCGCGAGGGCTATGTCGAGGGGCCGGACGAAAAGTGGCTGCGCATCGTGCAGCGCACGGTCGATTTCAGCGAGGATGGGCGCTTCCGCATCGCCATCGCGGCGCGTGCCGAGGAGATCGACGCGGAGGTACGCCGCTTCGACGCGACCTTGGTCGCCGCCTTCACCTTGCTGTTCGCGCTGCTGATGGCGACCACCCTGGCGCAGGTGCGGTTCGGCCTGCGCCCGCTCGCTTTGCTCTCGCGTGAAGTGCAGGCGATCCGGCGCGGCGACGCGGATGCACTGCAGGGCGATTTCCCGCAGGACATCGCGCCGCTTGCCCAGGAGATCAACCTGCTCCTGACCGCAAACCGCACCATTCTCGAGCGCGCCCGCACCCAGGTCGGCAATCTGGCACATGCGCTCAAGACGCCGCTCTCGGTGATCATCAACGAATTCCGCAATCTGCCGGACGCGCCAGCCGAGAAGGTGGCCGAGCAGACCGCGATCATGCGCGACCAGATCGCCTGGCATCTCGATCGTGCCAGGACCGCGGCGCTCAGCGGCTCGCCGGCCGGCGCGACACCGGTCGGGCCGGTGATCGCCGAGATCGCCCGGGTGTTCGAGAAGATCCACCCGGCCCGCCATCTCGATATCGTCGCCGATGGCGGGGATGAGCTGCGCTTTCGCGGGGAGAAGCAGGATCTGCAGGAAATGGTCGGCAATCTCCTGGACAATGCCGGCAAATGGAGCTGCGGGGACGTGAAGATCGCGGCCCGACGCCTCACCGAGGCGACGGCCGGGGCGCCGCCGCGGCTTGCGGTCACCGTCGACGATGACGGGCCGGGCCTGCCGGAAGCGGCCCGCGCCGAGGTGATGCGGCGCGGCAGGCGTCTCGACGAGACCAAGCCCGGATCCGGGCTCGGCCTGTCGATCGTTACCGACATCGCCAGCCAATATGGCGGCAACCTGACGCTCGGCACCTCACCCCTTGGGGGGCTGCGCGCCGAGATCGTGCTGCCGGCAGTGTAA
- a CDS encoding endoribonuclease L-PSP — MAKVVIHTEDAPKSLAGYSQAIKSNGFVFVSGQGPFDARTGEVVGTTIQEHTAQCLKNIQAILRAGGSSLDRAVQATFILGEESDFAGMNEEWGKWFPTDPPARQGAKLPIHPKGMRISIALVAEA; from the coding sequence GTGGCTAAGGTCGTCATACATACCGAGGATGCGCCGAAGTCTCTCGCGGGCTACAGCCAGGCGATCAAGTCCAACGGTTTTGTCTTCGTTTCCGGGCAGGGACCCTTCGACGCAAGGACCGGTGAGGTGGTCGGCACGACGATCCAGGAACACACCGCCCAGTGCCTCAAGAACATCCAGGCGATTCTCCGTGCGGGCGGCAGCTCGCTCGACAGGGCTGTGCAGGCGACCTTCATTTTGGGTGAGGAGAGCGACTTCGCCGGGATGAACGAGGAATGGGGGAAGTGGTTCCCCACGGACCCGCCGGCGCGCCAAGGTGCGAAGCTGCCGATCCATCCGAAAGGCATGCGGATCTCGATTGCGCTGGTAGCCGAGGCGTGA
- a CDS encoding cytochrome c-type biogenesis protein CcmH — protein MVLHLIFAAMLVVAMLAVLVPLARGSATAGAGQAAGPGGATPVELHRLRLEEIARDLDRGLLDPAGAAAARNEAARLLLRMARQEEGPAPLGTAADQARAALRRHRVVALVALIGLPAIVLPLYVRLGSPSLPGRPFVAAGPVNPASADLATLIGQVEAHLVEHPDDGKGFEVVAPIYMRLARYEDALRARSEALRLLGETPDRLADLAEARMAAAGGMATRDASEAVGKALAIDPKHAKARFLQALVLEQDGRRDEAVAALKAMLVDAPAGAPWRAAVEARLERLAPSGASQASAIAALPAGAQNDAIRSMVEGLAARLKQQGGSAEEWARLVRSYAVLGDADKARAALAEASAAMQDEGSRAKLLETARAAGIEEKAQ, from the coding sequence ATGGTTCTGCATTTGATCTTCGCCGCGATGCTCGTCGTCGCCATGCTCGCCGTGCTGGTGCCGCTGGCGCGCGGCTCCGCGACTGCCGGTGCCGGGCAAGCTGCGGGGCCCGGTGGGGCGACGCCGGTCGAATTGCATCGGCTGCGCCTTGAAGAGATCGCGCGCGATCTCGATCGCGGGCTTCTCGATCCGGCAGGAGCGGCGGCGGCTCGCAACGAGGCGGCGCGGCTGCTGCTGCGCATGGCGCGGCAGGAGGAGGGGCCTGCCCCTCTCGGCACCGCCGCCGACCAGGCACGGGCCGCCCTGCGGCGCCACCGCGTCGTGGCGCTCGTCGCGCTTATCGGATTGCCCGCCATCGTCCTGCCGCTCTATGTCCGCCTGGGCTCGCCGTCCCTGCCCGGGCGCCCCTTCGTCGCCGCAGGTCCCGTCAATCCGGCTTCCGCCGATCTTGCGACCCTGATCGGCCAGGTGGAAGCCCATCTCGTCGAGCATCCAGATGACGGCAAGGGGTTCGAGGTCGTCGCGCCGATCTATATGCGCCTTGCCCGCTATGAGGATGCGCTGCGCGCCAGGTCAGAGGCGCTGAGGCTGCTCGGCGAGACGCCCGACCGTCTGGCCGATCTCGCCGAGGCGCGCATGGCGGCGGCAGGCGGCATGGCGACGCGCGACGCGAGCGAGGCGGTCGGCAAGGCGCTCGCCATCGATCCGAAACATGCCAAGGCGCGCTTCCTCCAGGCGCTCGTCCTGGAGCAGGATGGCCGGCGCGACGAGGCGGTCGCGGCGCTGAAGGCGATGCTCGTCGACGCGCCGGCCGGTGCGCCCTGGCGCGCGGCGGTCGAGGCGCGCCTCGAAAGGCTCGCGCCCTCGGGGGCAAGCCAGGCTTCCGCCATCGCGGCGCTGCCGGCCGGAGCGCAAAATGATGCCATCCGCTCGATGGTGGAGGGGCTCGCGGCCCGCCTGAAGCAGCAGGGCGGCTCGGCCGAGGAATGGGCGCGGCTGGTGCGGTCCTATGCGGTGCTCGGCGACGCCGATAAGGCGCGCGCCGCGCTCGCCGAGGCCAGCGCCGCCATGCAGGACGAGGGGTCGCGGGCAAAACTCCTCGAAACCGCAAGGGCGGCTGGGATCGAGGAAAAGGCACAATGA
- a CDS encoding cytochrome c-type biogenesis protein CcmE, with translation MSAAEIGRRRISSRKQRRFALIAVALAMLGLAVGLALYALSGSIVFFRTPSEIVDGVAAPGARLRVGGLVKEGSVVRAGDTISFAITDTANEVKVAYRGIVPDLFREGQGVVAEGVLNPDHSFTADNVLAKHDERYMPREVVEALKRQGVWRDEGTSAAK, from the coding sequence ATGAGCGCCGCCGAGATCGGCCGCCGTCGCATCTCCTCGCGCAAGCAGCGCCGCTTCGCCCTGATCGCGGTCGCGCTCGCCATGCTCGGCCTGGCGGTCGGCCTCGCCCTTTATGCGCTGTCGGGAAGCATCGTGTTCTTCCGCACGCCGAGCGAGATCGTCGACGGGGTCGCTGCGCCGGGCGCGCGGCTGCGCGTCGGCGGGCTGGTCAAGGAGGGCAGCGTCGTTCGCGCCGGCGACACCATCAGCTTCGCCATCACCGATACGGCGAATGAGGTGAAGGTTGCTTATCGCGGCATCGTGCCCGATCTCTTCCGGGAAGGGCAGGGGGTGGTGGCCGAGGGCGTGCTGAACCCGGACCATTCGTTCACCGCCGACAATGTGCTCGCCAAGCATGATGAGCGCTACATGCCGCGCGAGGTGGTCGAAGCCTTGAAGCGCCAAGGCGTGTGGCGCGACGAGGGGACGAGCGCGGCAAAGTAA
- a CDS encoding Predicted nuclease of the RNAse H fold, HicB family gives MARYAALIDGKAGGYGLTFPDLPGCTAMGATIDAALAHAAEALRDWVEITATAGEAIPAPRPLEALRRDPEINAALAGGAVLAAVPLVRETGKPTKANLSIDAGILSAIDDEAKRQGLTRSAFVELMAKRAIPEMV, from the coding sequence ATGGCCCGATACGCCGCTCTTATCGACGGTAAGGCAGGCGGCTACGGCTTGACCTTCCCGGATCTTCCCGGATGCACCGCCATGGGCGCCACGATCGATGCAGCCCTCGCCCATGCGGCCGAGGCGCTGCGGGATTGGGTCGAGATCACCGCCACCGCCGGCGAGGCCATTCCCGCTCCACGCCCACTCGAGGCGCTGCGCCGGGACCCGGAGATCAACGCGGCGCTCGCCGGTGGCGCCGTGCTCGCCGCCGTCCCGCTTGTTCGCGAGACAGGCAAACCCACCAAAGCCAATCTGTCGATCGACGCCGGCATCCTGTCCGCCATCGACGACGAAGCCAAACGTCAAGGGCTGACCCGCTCGGCCTTCGTCGAGCTCATGGCGAAACGTGCCATCCCCGAAATGGTGTGA
- a CDS encoding Predicted RNA binding protein YcfA, dsRBD-like fold, HicA-like mRNA interferase family (manually curated) — MRPMRPYRRKAGAEDISSVETNRANIIRRLEREGWSLARHGSEHDVYRHPVKPGTIVVPRHRALSPGVARSIAKAAGWL; from the coding sequence ATGCGGCCCATGCGCCCATATAGGCGCAAGGCTGGAGCCGAAGATATCTCGTCCGTCGAAACCAATCGCGCGAATATCATCCGCCGCCTGGAGCGGGAGGGATGGAGTCTTGCCAGGCATGGTTCCGAGCACGATGTCTATCGCCATCCTGTCAAACCGGGCACGATTGTCGTGCCTCGCCACCGTGCGCTCTCGCCGGGCGTTGCTCGTTCGATCGCCAAGGCCGCCGGGTGGCTGTGA
- a CDS encoding hydroxyethylthiazole kinase, with amino-acid sequence MSANMSKITLEAIGESLAHLRERRPLVHNITNFVVMNFTANTLLALGASPAMVHAPEEVQAFVAISGALVVNIGTLDSAWIMSMSLAARQAVATGIPWTLDPVGAGATAFRTRATLDLLALAPNVLRANASEILAIAGTSGHMPKGVDATISSKHALEAARNLARANRTIVAVTGAVDYVVGADGGVAIEGGSPMSQLVTGTGCAATACVGAFLAVEKDAVLATVSALAVFKAAAAMAEKRAQGPGAFQSALLDALHRVSPADLAEHIALHPL; translated from the coding sequence ATGAGCGCTAACATGAGCAAGATTACCCTCGAAGCCATCGGCGAGAGCCTGGCGCATCTGCGCGAGCGCCGGCCGCTGGTGCACAACATCACCAATTTCGTCGTCATGAACTTCACGGCGAACACGCTTCTGGCGCTCGGCGCCTCGCCCGCCATGGTGCATGCGCCCGAAGAGGTGCAGGCATTCGTGGCGATCTCGGGGGCGCTGGTGGTCAATATCGGCACCCTCGACAGCGCCTGGATCATGAGCATGTCGCTTGCGGCGCGCCAGGCGGTCGCGACCGGCATACCCTGGACGCTCGATCCGGTCGGTGCCGGAGCGACGGCCTTCCGTACCCGCGCGACGCTCGACCTCCTGGCGCTGGCGCCCAACGTGCTGCGTGCCAATGCCAGCGAGATCCTGGCCATCGCCGGCACGTCCGGCCATATGCCGAAGGGCGTCGACGCCACCATCTCGTCGAAGCACGCGCTCGAGGCCGCACGCAACCTGGCGCGGGCCAACCGGACGATCGTCGCCGTGACCGGCGCCGTCGATTATGTGGTCGGCGCCGATGGCGGCGTCGCGATTGAAGGCGGCTCGCCGATGTCGCAACTCGTCACCGGCACGGGCTGCGCCGCGACGGCTTGCGTCGGCGCCTTCCTGGCGGTCGAGAAGGACGCCGTCCTGGCGACGGTTTCGGCGCTCGCCGTGTTCAAGGCTGCTGCCGCGATGGCCGAGAAAAGGGCGCAGGGGCCGGGAGCCTTCCAGTCGGCGCTGCTCGATGCGCTGCATCGCGTCTCGCCCGCCGATCTCGCGGAGCATATCGCGCTGCATCCCTTGTGA
- a CDS encoding cytochrome c-type biogenesis protein CcmF, with product MIAETGFFALLLALALSILLAASPLAWSASGDRSMMALARPLMLAMAGFVAMAFAMLTAAYVTSDFSLATVAENSHSTMPLIFKITGVWGNHEGSMLLWALILAIFGALVALVGNGMPARLQARVLSVQGLIAAAFLAFIAFTSNPFLRLDPAPPEGQDLNPVLQDIGLAIHPPLLYLGYVGFSVAFAFAIAALIEGRIDAAWARYVRPWTLTAWSFLTVGIAMGSYWAYYVLGWGGFWFWDPVENASLMPWLAGTALVHSTIVMEKRDALKVWTLLLAILAFSLSLLGTFLVRSGVLTSVHAFASDPRRGAFILAILAVFIGGGLTLFAARAGELKPGGLFAPVSREGALVLNNLLLASAAAAVLIGTLYPLALEALTGDKISVGPPYFNATVLPLLAPLLLALPFGQSLAWKRGDLYGTGQRLMMAFGLAALLAFAIWAVDRGGPVLAPLGVGLGFFVILGSAGEIVTRSWPAGASWPAGTALPAGAFWRIALRRAAGLPRQTYGSVIAHMGMGLTVIGIAATAWHSETITMMRLGEAKEVGAYTVTLAKLSPLQGPNYRETAAIFSVASAGVPLGDVVSTKRIYTVRGTPTTQVGLMTRGLSQIYASLGDGEPDGRIGVRLYWKPFVLLIWLGAMVMAAGGALSLSDRRLRVGFAIASRLRPVGTEAPAAPAE from the coding sequence ATGATTGCCGAGACCGGCTTCTTCGCGCTTCTGCTGGCGCTGGCGCTGTCGATCCTGCTCGCCGCCTCGCCGCTCGCCTGGAGCGCCAGCGGCGACCGCTCGATGATGGCGCTGGCGCGCCCGCTGATGCTGGCGATGGCGGGCTTCGTGGCGATGGCCTTCGCGATGCTGACGGCCGCTTATGTCACCTCCGATTTCTCGCTCGCCACGGTCGCGGAGAACTCACATTCGACGATGCCGCTGATCTTCAAGATCACCGGCGTGTGGGGCAATCATGAAGGCTCGATGCTGCTCTGGGCGCTGATCCTGGCGATCTTCGGGGCGCTGGTCGCGCTCGTCGGCAATGGCATGCCGGCGCGCCTGCAGGCGCGGGTGCTGTCGGTGCAGGGCTTAATCGCTGCGGCCTTCCTTGCCTTCATCGCCTTCACCTCGAACCCGTTCTTGCGGCTCGACCCGGCTCCCCCCGAGGGCCAGGACCTCAACCCGGTGCTGCAGGATATCGGCCTCGCCATCCATCCGCCGCTCCTCTATCTCGGCTATGTCGGCTTCTCGGTCGCTTTCGCCTTCGCCATCGCGGCGCTGATCGAAGGGCGCATCGACGCCGCCTGGGCGCGCTATGTGCGGCCTTGGACCTTGACCGCCTGGAGCTTCCTCACCGTCGGCATCGCGATGGGATCCTATTGGGCCTATTATGTGCTCGGCTGGGGCGGCTTCTGGTTCTGGGACCCGGTCGAGAACGCCTCGCTCATGCCGTGGCTTGCAGGCACCGCCCTCGTGCACTCGACCATCGTGATGGAGAAGCGCGACGCCTTGAAGGTGTGGACCTTGCTGCTCGCCATCCTGGCCTTCTCGCTGTCGCTGCTCGGCACCTTCCTGGTGCGCTCGGGGGTGCTGACTTCGGTACACGCTTTCGCGTCCGATCCGAGGCGCGGCGCCTTCATCCTCGCCATCCTGGCGGTCTTCATCGGCGGCGGCCTGACCCTGTTCGCGGCGAGGGCCGGCGAGCTCAAGCCCGGCGGGCTGTTCGCCCCGGTCTCACGTGAAGGCGCGCTGGTCCTGAACAACCTCCTGCTCGCCTCGGCTGCCGCCGCCGTGCTCATCGGCACGCTGTATCCCCTGGCGCTCGAAGCGTTGACCGGCGACAAGATCTCGGTCGGGCCTCCTTATTTCAACGCGACCGTGCTGCCCTTGCTGGCGCCGCTCCTGCTGGCGCTGCCCTTCGGGCAATCGCTCGCCTGGAAGCGCGGCGACCTCTACGGCACGGGCCAGCGCCTCATGATGGCGTTCGGCCTTGCGGCGCTCCTCGCCTTCGCCATCTGGGCGGTCGACCGCGGCGGGCCGGTGCTGGCGCCGCTCGGCGTCGGCCTCGGATTCTTCGTGATCCTCGGCTCCGCGGGCGAGATCGTGACCCGCTCTTGGCCTGCGGGCGCTTCTTGGCCGGCGGGCACCGCTTTGCCGGCGGGCGCCTTTTGGCGGATCGCGCTGAGGCGTGCCGCCGGGCTGCCGCGCCAGACCTATGGATCGGTGATCGCCCATATGGGCATGGGGCTCACGGTCATCGGCATCGCGGCGACCGCCTGGCACAGCGAGACCATCACCATGATGCGTCTCGGCGAGGCGAAGGAGGTCGGCGCCTATACCGTGACGCTTGCCAAGCTGTCGCCGCTCCAGGGCCCGAATTACCGCGAAACGGCCGCCATCTTCTCGGTCGCCAGCGCCGGTGTGCCGCTAGGCGACGTCGTCTCCACGAAGCGCATCTACACGGTGCGCGGCACGCCGACCACGCAGGTCGGGCTGATGACGCGGGGGCTCAGCCAGATCTACGCCTCGCTCGGCGATGGCGAGCCGGATGGGCGCATCGGGGTACGGCTCTATTGGAAGCCTTTTGTGCTGCTGATCTGGCTCGGCGCCATGGTGATGGCGGCGGGCGGCGCTTTGTCGCTGTCGGACCGGCGCCTGCGCGTCGGATTTGCGATCGCTTCGCGTCTCAGGCCCGTCGGCACGGAAGCGCCCGCGGCACCGGCGGAATGA
- a CDS encoding cytochrome c-type biogenesis protein CcmH: protein MMAPAAAARVDLALRLQRARPLIATILLVVLAALAGSAMGPRAAHAVEAGEMLADPKLEARARALSGEFRCLVCQNESIDESNAQLAHDLRVLIREQVGAGRSDGQVRDFLVARYGQFVLLKPRFDGETLLLWLGPFLVLAAGAVLVGFAARRRSSAVDAPLSEAERAELERLQAK, encoded by the coding sequence ATGATGGCGCCTGCGGCCGCCGCCCGGGTCGACCTGGCGCTCCGGCTCCAGCGCGCGCGGCCCCTGATCGCGACAATCCTGCTGGTCGTCCTGGCAGCCCTGGCCGGCAGCGCGATGGGGCCGCGCGCCGCGCATGCCGTGGAGGCCGGCGAGATGCTCGCCGATCCCAAGCTCGAGGCACGGGCCCGTGCTTTGTCGGGGGAGTTTCGCTGTCTCGTCTGCCAGAACGAATCGATCGACGAGTCGAATGCGCAACTCGCCCATGATCTTCGCGTCCTCATCCGCGAGCAGGTTGGCGCCGGACGCTCGGATGGGCAGGTCCGCGACTTCCTGGTCGCCCGCTATGGCCAGTTCGTGCTCCTGAAGCCGCGCTTCGACGGAGAAACCTTGCTGTTATGGTTGGGACCCTTCCTGGTCCTCGCTGCCGGAGCGGTGCTGGTCGGCTTCGCGGCCCGGCGACGCTCCAGCGCCGTGGACGCACCGCTCTCCGAGGCCGAGCGCGCCGAGCTCGAGCGCCTGCAGGCGAAGTGA
- a CDS encoding serine protease Do yields the protein MNTHSTVPAASRRRRLTLVSSVAALALMALAGFEAGVAVPSLPAYAETTQAPLQGSAIGAPAALAPVSFADLVQKVKPAVISVKVKIVEQDAQPMAFGRNGGGDNELPFPNLPPNHPLNRLFGPFGQDGAQNGGPGGQAPKHFGEALGSGFFISADGYAVTNNHVVAKAKTVSITTDDGKIYSAKVIGTDPKTDVALIKVDGRSDFPFVKLATASPRIGDWVLAVGNPFGLGGTVTAGIVSARGRDIGAGPYDDFLQIDAPVNRGNSGGPTFDLSGNVVGVNTAIYSPSGGSVGIAFAIPSQTVQSVVDQLKDTGSVTRGYIGVQIQPVTTDLADGLGLKDAKGALVASIAGDSPAGKAGLKAGDAILSVNGQSIADARELSRDIAALKPGDKASLSVWRDGETKTIEVAVAKYPSDDKVAKASVSDEAMSAGSKLGLSLAPASEVGKGGKGVAIMRVDPDSPAAEKGLQPGDVITLAAGKTVSTPDDVKKAVADAKRDGRKAVLLQVERDGNSHYVAVPFTG from the coding sequence ATGAATACGCATAGCACCGTTCCAGCCGCTTCGCGGCGCCGGCGCTTGACGCTCGTATCGAGCGTCGCGGCGCTGGCACTGATGGCATTGGCTGGATTCGAGGCCGGGGTCGCCGTTCCGAGCCTGCCCGCATACGCAGAGACCACGCAGGCCCCGCTGCAGGGGTCCGCGATCGGCGCGCCTGCGGCTCTCGCCCCCGTCTCCTTCGCCGATCTCGTCCAGAAGGTGAAGCCGGCCGTCATCTCCGTGAAGGTGAAGATCGTCGAGCAGGACGCCCAGCCCATGGCTTTCGGCCGCAATGGCGGCGGCGACAACGAACTGCCATTCCCGAACCTGCCCCCGAACCATCCGCTGAACCGCCTGTTCGGGCCCTTCGGCCAGGATGGCGCCCAGAATGGTGGCCCCGGCGGCCAGGCGCCGAAGCATTTCGGCGAGGCGCTGGGTTCCGGCTTCTTCATCTCTGCCGATGGCTATGCGGTCACCAACAACCATGTGGTCGCGAAGGCCAAGACCGTCAGCATCACCACCGATGACGGCAAGATTTATTCGGCCAAGGTGATCGGCACCGATCCGAAGACGGATGTGGCCCTGATCAAGGTCGATGGCCGCTCCGACTTTCCTTTCGTCAAGCTCGCCACCGCCTCGCCGCGCATCGGCGATTGGGTGCTCGCCGTCGGCAATCCCTTCGGCCTCGGCGGCACGGTGACGGCCGGCATCGTCTCGGCGCGCGGCCGCGATATCGGGGCTGGCCCCTATGACGACTTCCTGCAGATCGACGCTCCGGTGAACCGCGGCAATTCCGGCGGCCCGACCTTCGATCTCTCCGGCAATGTGGTCGGCGTCAACACCGCGATCTACTCGCCCTCCGGGGGCAGCGTCGGCATCGCCTTCGCCATCCCCTCGCAGACGGTGCAGTCGGTCGTCGACCAGCTCAAGGATACGGGCTCCGTGACGCGCGGCTATATCGGTGTGCAGATCCAGCCGGTCACGACCGATCTCGCGGATGGGCTCGGCCTCAAGGATGCCAAGGGCGCACTCGTCGCCAGCATCGCCGGCGACAGCCCTGCCGGCAAGGCGGGCTTGAAGGCCGGCGACGCCATTCTCTCGGTCAACGGCCAGAGCATTGCCGATGCGCGCGAATTGTCCCGCGACATCGCGGCGCTGAAGCCCGGCGACAAGGCCTCGCTGTCGGTGTGGCGTGACGGCGAGACCAAGACCATCGAGGTCGCGGTCGCCAAATATCCGAGCGACGACAAGGTCGCCAAGGCCTCGGTCAGCGACGAGGCCATGAGTGCCGGATCGAAGCTCGGCTTGTCGCTCGCTCCGGCGAGCGAGGTCGGCAAGGGCGGCAAGGGCGTCGCCATCATGCGCGTCGATCCGGACAGCCCGGCGGCCGAAAAGGGTCTCCAGCCCGGTGATGTGATCACTCTTGCGGCCGGCAAGACCGTGTCGACGCCGGATGATGTCAAGAAAGCCGTGGCCGACGCCAAGCGTGACGGCCGCAAGGCCGTGCTGCTCCAGGTCGAGCGCGACGGCAACAGCCATTACGTCGCAGTCCCCTTCACGGGCTGA